A window of Cohnella herbarum contains these coding sequences:
- a CDS encoding alpha-L-rhamnosidase-related protein, translating into MMKIREEDQTWSAQWIWAQKKDGSNPTASRIVYFRREFHLPPSRKCRLVVDVSANSRYRLYLNGESVAFGPCRGDRWTQYYETVDLSSKLKEGRNVLAAKVLHYGEDDTKPFAIISAPAGAFLLQGNLYAEDDLLEELSTNDSWRCLRDEAVVFQPQPLTVTGGLERVDGGLLPHGWERVDYDDTRWSPVEATGESPNPGTYGIVGVWPLAPRPIPLMFERSRSFTRMVRSEGIQEDLHLRNFASGGSRLVLPARSKVSLELDAGELVNGFLRVATDGGRGSEIRFLCSESYVDSEGRKGNRNDHVGKTLCGGTDSYRVGGADTFGSEEYETFQFRTFRFVRLDIEVAEVPLTLRSFDYRETGYPLETKASFECSDETFAPMWDISVRTLQRCMYETYVDCPYYEQLQYIMDTRLQALFTYCVGGDDRLARKAIDDFHKSMLPNGLLQSRFPSNETQIIPGFALHWIMMVHDHYAFWGDATLVRRYRPTIDAVLDWFERSVTEDELVGPVPNRYWSYVDWVREWEGSHGVPAPGKPLPLTVYNFMYAEALHQAAILNEATGRTDTGTEYRKRARRTIDAVIRHCWSEERALFQDAPSLEQYSQHAQLWAILANAVEGEEAMRLAENMLADDSLAKVSYAMAFFLFRAVSNAGIYDRTFGMWELWREQIGLGLTTWLEDPVTQRSDCHGWGAAPLYECTSEFLGVKPGAPGYARIVIQPRIGPLTWAKGGASTPHGVVNVTWDIDARSGKFRLLASGLRGIPTELRLPDGTMRRFEETDEINVVVELKGKG; encoded by the coding sequence ATGATGAAGATCAGGGAAGAGGACCAAACATGGTCTGCCCAATGGATATGGGCGCAGAAAAAAGACGGCAGCAATCCGACTGCAAGCCGTATCGTATATTTCCGGCGTGAATTTCATCTCCCGCCTTCCCGTAAGTGCCGTTTAGTTGTCGACGTGTCGGCGAACAGCCGTTATCGTCTTTACCTCAACGGGGAATCGGTTGCCTTCGGTCCTTGCAGGGGGGACCGGTGGACGCAATATTACGAGACGGTCGATCTCTCGTCCAAGTTGAAGGAGGGCCGGAACGTACTGGCGGCCAAAGTGCTTCATTACGGGGAAGACGACACGAAGCCGTTCGCTATTATTAGCGCTCCGGCGGGGGCGTTCTTGCTTCAAGGGAACCTCTATGCGGAAGATGATTTACTGGAGGAGTTGTCTACAAACGACTCATGGCGATGTCTGCGAGATGAGGCCGTCGTATTTCAGCCGCAACCGCTCACGGTTACGGGAGGATTGGAGCGGGTGGACGGTGGACTTCTCCCGCATGGGTGGGAACGAGTCGACTATGACGATACGCGCTGGTCCCCAGTGGAGGCGACCGGAGAATCGCCTAATCCGGGCACTTACGGCATTGTAGGCGTCTGGCCCCTCGCTCCGCGACCGATTCCGCTCATGTTCGAGCGTTCCCGAAGCTTTACTCGTATGGTGCGCAGTGAGGGAATACAGGAGGACCTGCATTTACGGAATTTCGCAAGCGGCGGATCCCGGCTTGTGCTGCCCGCCCGAAGTAAAGTTTCGCTCGAGTTGGATGCGGGAGAATTGGTTAATGGCTTTTTGAGGGTAGCAACGGATGGAGGAAGGGGAAGCGAGATTCGCTTCCTCTGCTCGGAAAGCTATGTAGACAGCGAAGGACGGAAAGGCAACCGTAACGATCATGTTGGGAAAACGCTGTGCGGGGGAACCGATTCGTACCGAGTCGGCGGAGCGGATACGTTCGGGAGCGAGGAATACGAGACATTCCAGTTCCGTACGTTCCGGTTCGTACGCCTGGACATAGAGGTCGCGGAGGTGCCATTAACGCTGCGTAGTTTCGATTACCGCGAAACCGGATACCCGCTGGAAACCAAAGCTTCCTTCGAGTGTTCCGACGAGACGTTCGCTCCCATGTGGGACATCAGCGTTCGAACGCTTCAGCGGTGCATGTACGAAACTTATGTCGACTGCCCGTATTACGAGCAGCTTCAATATATTATGGATACGCGATTGCAGGCGTTGTTCACCTATTGCGTCGGCGGGGACGATCGTTTAGCGCGCAAAGCGATTGATGATTTCCACAAGTCTATGCTGCCGAACGGCTTACTGCAAAGCCGCTTTCCCTCGAACGAGACGCAGATCATCCCGGGGTTTGCGCTGCATTGGATCATGATGGTTCACGATCATTACGCTTTCTGGGGCGACGCTACGCTTGTACGGCGATACCGCCCGACCATCGACGCGGTACTGGATTGGTTCGAACGCTCGGTGACGGAAGACGAACTCGTAGGTCCTGTCCCGAATCGCTATTGGTCTTACGTCGATTGGGTTCGCGAATGGGAAGGTTCTCACGGCGTTCCCGCTCCGGGCAAGCCATTGCCGCTGACCGTATATAATTTCATGTATGCAGAGGCGCTGCATCAAGCAGCCATTCTGAACGAAGCAACTGGACGAACCGATACGGGAACGGAATACCGGAAGCGGGCGAGACGTACGATCGATGCGGTCATACGCCATTGCTGGTCGGAGGAGAGAGCGCTGTTTCAAGACGCGCCTTCGTTGGAGCAATACAGTCAGCATGCCCAGCTATGGGCGATACTCGCGAATGCCGTCGAAGGCGAGGAGGCTATGCGTTTAGCGGAAAATATGCTGGCGGACGATTCGTTAGCGAAGGTGTCCTATGCGATGGCCTTTTTCCTATTTCGAGCGGTGTCCAACGCAGGGATATACGACCGTACTTTCGGCATGTGGGAATTATGGCGGGAGCAGATCGGACTTGGTCTAACGACATGGCTGGAGGACCCGGTTACGCAGCGCAGCGATTGCCATGGTTGGGGCGCAGCGCCCCTATACGAATGCACAAGCGAATTTCTTGGCGTGAAGCCGGGAGCGCCCGGTTATGCCCGAATCGTGATCCAACCTCGAATCGGACCTTTGACTTGGGCGAAGGGTGGTGCCTCGACTCCCCATGGAGTCGTGAACGTTACGTGGGATATCGATGCGCGAAGCGGAAAATTCCGGCTGCTTGCGAGCGGGCTGCGCGGAATTCCGACGGAACTCAGGTTGCCTGACGGGACTATGCGCCGGTTCGAGGAGACGGACGAAATTAATGTCGTCGTGGAGCTTAAAGGGAAAGGATAG
- a CDS encoding carbohydrate ABC transporter permease yields the protein MKTSQQKGSALLLQIALFAYAATILYPFLWMAINAFKSNPEFYANVWSWPEKLLWSNYGKAWQESGLGTYFFNSLFITAVGTLLAVLFSAMSSYTVAKYKFTGKGVIFFFAVSSFLIPQVGSLAALYKLMIDLNLFNSHIGLLILYSGGLSMNFIILYGFYRGISWEYAEAAFMDGASHWQIFFRIMLPLSGPSIAAVSLVTMVSIWNDYFLPFMFLQDDKLYTISVGLYDMMLKQQYAADWTTLFAALTLSVIPILLVFVLFQNKLVSGFTTGGLKG from the coding sequence ATGAAAACATCCCAGCAAAAAGGCAGCGCTCTGCTGCTTCAAATCGCGCTTTTCGCTTACGCCGCGACCATTCTGTATCCGTTTTTGTGGATGGCGATCAACGCCTTCAAATCTAATCCGGAATTTTACGCGAATGTATGGTCCTGGCCGGAAAAGCTGCTCTGGTCCAATTACGGCAAGGCGTGGCAGGAAAGCGGTCTCGGCACTTATTTTTTCAACAGCTTATTCATTACGGCCGTCGGCACGTTGTTGGCCGTCTTGTTCTCGGCGATGTCCTCCTATACGGTGGCCAAATACAAGTTTACCGGAAAAGGAGTCATTTTCTTCTTCGCCGTCAGCTCGTTTCTCATCCCGCAGGTCGGATCGCTTGCCGCGCTTTATAAGCTAATGATCGACCTGAATCTATTCAACAGCCATATTGGGCTGCTGATCTTGTATTCGGGCGGTCTGAGCATGAACTTCATTATTTTATACGGTTTTTACAGAGGAATTTCTTGGGAATACGCGGAAGCGGCGTTCATGGACGGAGCGAGCCATTGGCAAATTTTCTTTCGCATCATGCTGCCGCTTAGCGGACCCAGCATTGCCGCAGTCAGCCTAGTGACGATGGTGTCTATATGGAATGATTATTTTCTTCCGTTCATGTTCCTGCAAGACGATAAGCTGTATACGATTTCCGTCGGCTTGTACGACATGATGCTGAAGCAGCAGTATGCGGCGGATTGGACGACGCTGTTCGCGGCACTAACGCTTTCCGTCATTCCGATTCTTCTCGTTTTCGTTTTATTTCAGAATAAGCTCGTTTCCGGCTTTACGACTGGCGGCTTGAAAGGATAA
- a CDS encoding extracellular solute-binding protein, whose translation MNSKNKKLNYAFRFLIAVMLISLLAGCGGGNKEEAGGTVPNSESEKLQQSADPAPKTLKVAYFKGGYGDAWFLELKKEFEKAHQDVTVELEGDAGIMDKLDPRFESGSNLPDVAFLIHSDKWQIWAGKGMLTDLSDVYNGDSLDGGKFKDTMNEEARKFAEGKDKIFALPWSDGLLGMVYNAGMFEENGWEVPKTWSDFAQLADKMKAKGIAPIVYPGKIPGGYMDFMVKPMILQAGGFDYLNELLKMESPEPLNHPAKKQALEQYEALFKNGWVLKGSEAVNHTEAQMLFLSGKAAMIPNGHWLENEMKTSIPSGFRMKMMPVPLVDNAKETNIAFSMVGGDITVIPTKAKEMDLAKEFIRFAATKQMNKKFTESTGALRPFKYDMDGVKVSEFTQSVVDIMQSSTPFTFNSASPMYMKFGGFSPPANSMATYRPEQKPQNSSSMMIILLPKKSGTNTPKSWD comes from the coding sequence ATGAACTCAAAAAACAAAAAGCTTAATTATGCCTTTCGATTCCTTATTGCTGTCATGCTTATCTCATTGCTAGCCGGATGCGGCGGAGGGAATAAGGAGGAGGCCGGTGGAACGGTTCCGAATAGCGAGTCGGAAAAACTGCAGCAATCGGCTGATCCCGCTCCGAAGACGCTGAAAGTGGCTTATTTCAAAGGCGGGTACGGAGACGCCTGGTTCTTGGAATTAAAGAAAGAATTCGAGAAGGCGCATCAAGACGTCACCGTTGAACTGGAAGGCGATGCGGGCATTATGGACAAGTTGGACCCGCGCTTCGAATCCGGTAGCAATTTGCCGGACGTAGCATTCCTCATTCACTCGGACAAATGGCAGATTTGGGCAGGCAAGGGTATGTTGACCGACTTGTCCGACGTCTACAACGGGGATAGCCTCGACGGGGGCAAGTTCAAGGATACGATGAACGAGGAAGCTCGGAAATTCGCGGAGGGCAAAGATAAAATATTCGCGCTTCCTTGGTCGGACGGTCTTCTTGGCATGGTGTACAACGCGGGTATGTTCGAAGAGAACGGCTGGGAGGTACCGAAGACGTGGAGTGATTTCGCCCAGCTTGCAGACAAAATGAAGGCAAAAGGCATCGCGCCGATCGTTTACCCCGGTAAAATTCCCGGAGGGTATATGGACTTCATGGTTAAGCCGATGATTCTGCAGGCTGGAGGCTTTGATTACTTGAACGAGCTTCTGAAGATGGAATCGCCCGAGCCGCTTAATCATCCGGCGAAGAAGCAGGCGCTCGAGCAATATGAAGCGTTGTTCAAAAACGGTTGGGTGCTGAAAGGCTCTGAGGCGGTCAATCATACGGAAGCGCAAATGCTGTTCCTGTCCGGCAAGGCTGCCATGATACCGAACGGCCATTGGCTGGAGAACGAAATGAAAACATCGATTCCGAGCGGCTTCCGCATGAAAATGATGCCGGTTCCGCTTGTCGACAACGCCAAAGAAACGAACATTGCTTTCAGTATGGTTGGCGGCGATATTACGGTCATCCCGACGAAAGCGAAGGAAATGGATCTTGCTAAGGAATTCATCCGGTTTGCCGCGACGAAGCAAATGAACAAGAAATTTACCGAGTCTACCGGCGCTCTTCGTCCGTTCAAGTACGACATGGACGGAGTGAAGGTAAGCGAGTTCACCCAAAGCGTCGTGGACATCATGCAAAGCTCGACGCCGTTTACGTTCAATTCCGCTAGCCCTATGTACATGAAATTCGGGGGATTTTCCCCTCCGGCGAATTCAATGGCAACATATCGACCGGAACAAAAACCGCAGAACAGCAGTTCAATGATGATTATACTTTTGCCAAAGAAAAGTGGAACGAATACGCCGAAGAGTTGGGATTGA
- a CDS encoding S-layer homology domain-containing protein, which translates to MKNSVLGLLIALFAFGTSLSQIGPVYAAENDFTFTIGSNGVTVKDYGGTDLNVVIPGTYEGMEVTEIGRSAFDTYGTGKPKITSVVIPNSVKVIQTYGFRYTNLTSIDLPDSLLTIGASAFENNPLTTIVFPDSVTAIGNYSFYMNSLTSIKLSENLKTINGGAFDTNHITKLVIPAGVTNVASSSFYRNSLTSVTVLGNATTFGTNVFADNPGNLKIFGIANSPAAAYAPSNGHTFVDGTELFKGVASAKSLLKSHHPGNGVGQVPANTYNDLSAAYDAAMLFIDGIGNATVASDLADAAIPLTSSIEAFNAQIIQAGNPAGLVATITSAQQALTDHPEGVNVGQASAGDRSALQNAIAAAQQIFNQADKYRQDELELAVANLETAIDTFDDMIITAGDPTALGAAFTSAQQALTDHPEGVNVGQASAGTRTALQTASNAAQQILNTSSSYTQNQLDTAVGQLNLAVQVFNAAVIQPGIPTALGAAITAAQQALSDHPEGVNVGQTSAETRDALETAIDSAQQILNTASSYTQDQLDTAVGQLNSAVQVFNAAVIQPGIPTALGAAITAAQQALTDHPEGTDVGQTSADHRAALQTASNAAQQILNNASSYTQNQLDTAVGQLDSAVQVFNAAVIQPGIPTALGAAITAAQQALSDHPEGTDVGQTSAETRDALETAIDTAQQIVDNANNYTQIQLDTAVGQLNSAVQVFNAAVIQPGIPTALSAAITAAHQALSDHTEGVNVGQTSAETRDALETAIDTAQQIVDNANNYTQDQLDTAVGQLNSAVQVFNAAVIQPGIPTALGAAITAAHQAMSDHPEGTDVGQTSADHRAALQTAIDAAQAIADHAENQSQTRLDVAAARLNEALAEFEAAWVGVALTASANDLYGTSDTIRFTVFYGYEVTVTGTPVVPIMVGDGSVTQTVYAPYTGARGTALTKLTFEYEVPAGLADVDGIEVAAALELPNDANIVRASGGAAALLTYEAPDTSGIRIVAIPPDVTLTVAPNGLARKAISVTASVYGVAAGNAMKELRWLPGSLKEADFASGTKGTDILVAPQFTITANGDYTVYARDEAGNESVKVISVTGISTSSSSAVVDRPITSETTVKINPHGGITALVDPSDIKQVTRSDGTVIEQVILSERTRERVLELLKDAKEPFVSIEIGDREQAVQTRFPADWIADMAKAYPNAIIEVRLNDSSFQLRISAINLTGLAERLDAEVSNLTVSIIQEQAGEDVRQEIDRIGVSQGFAVFADVIDYKVTAEANEHTLEVRDFGGSYLMRTIKLDGEKTNRNLVAVQYIPAKGTVVFVPAQLGTGPDGTTEAILNVPHNSLYTVVDVQARTFADLNGYWAKADVEHLASKLLVNGVAADRFGPEGTITRAEFSALLVRGLGLSVKESAGGARFADVPASVWYSSAVDAAVASGLMSGIGADRFAPNDPITREQMAVVIGGALTFTGHKTSGDGQEGGRLAAFMDRDSISSWAQAAVVRVLETGIIKGMKDGRFAPTEYATRAQAAVMLKRFLQYVHFID; encoded by the coding sequence ATGAAAAATTCAGTCTTAGGCCTATTAATTGCATTATTTGCGTTCGGGACTTCACTCTCGCAGATTGGACCTGTATATGCAGCCGAGAACGATTTTACTTTTACAATCGGTTCCAACGGCGTAACGGTTAAGGACTACGGGGGCACGGATCTGAACGTGGTTATACCCGGTACGTACGAGGGGATGGAGGTAACCGAGATTGGGAGATCCGCATTTGATACGTACGGCACGGGTAAACCTAAAATTACGAGCGTCGTGATTCCGAACAGCGTGAAAGTCATTCAAACGTATGGATTCCGTTATACTAACCTCACTTCCATAGACCTTCCTGACAGCTTGTTAACGATCGGCGCCAGCGCATTCGAAAACAATCCGCTGACAACCATCGTTTTTCCGGATAGTGTGACGGCTATCGGCAACTATTCTTTTTATATGAATAGTTTGACATCGATTAAACTGTCGGAAAATTTGAAGACGATTAATGGAGGGGCTTTCGACACCAATCACATTACGAAACTGGTCATCCCGGCCGGTGTAACGAATGTCGCCAGTAGCTCATTCTATAGAAACAGCTTGACAAGCGTAACGGTGTTAGGCAATGCAACAACTTTTGGGACAAACGTATTTGCGGATAATCCGGGCAATCTGAAAATATTCGGAATTGCGAATTCACCCGCAGCCGCTTATGCGCCGAGCAACGGACATACGTTTGTGGACGGAACGGAGTTGTTTAAAGGGGTCGCTAGCGCCAAGTCGTTGTTGAAAAGTCATCATCCGGGCAATGGCGTAGGACAAGTACCGGCCAATACCTACAACGACTTGTCTGCAGCCTATGACGCAGCCATGCTTTTTATCGACGGAATAGGGAATGCAACCGTCGCCTCCGACCTGGCTGACGCCGCAATCCCACTGACTTCTTCAATCGAGGCATTCAATGCGCAAATTATCCAGGCTGGCAATCCCGCGGGGTTGGTGGCGACGATTACCTCGGCGCAGCAGGCGCTGACGGATCATCCGGAAGGCGTAAACGTGGGGCAGGCTTCGGCGGGAGACCGCAGCGCTTTGCAGAACGCGATCGCTGCAGCCCAACAAATTTTCAATCAGGCCGACAAATATCGACAGGACGAATTGGAATTGGCTGTCGCAAATTTGGAAACCGCGATAGATACTTTCGATGACATGATTATCACAGCCGGCGATCCGACAGCGCTGGGTGCGGCGTTTACCTCGGCGCAGCAGGCGCTGACGGATCATCCGGAAGGCGTAAACGTGGGGCAGGCTTCGGCCGGAACTCGCACAGCCCTGCAGACCGCGTCCAATGCTGCTCAGCAGATTCTCAATACCTCGAGCAGTTACACGCAGAATCAATTGGATACAGCCGTCGGCCAGTTAAATTTAGCGGTACAAGTCTTTAATGCCGCTGTTATTCAACCGGGCATACCGACAGCGCTGGGCGCGGCGATTACGGCGGCGCAGCAGGCGCTGTCGGATCATCCAGAAGGCGTAAACGTAGGGCAGACTTCGGCGGAAACTCGCGACGCGCTGGAAACCGCCATTGATTCGGCGCAGCAGATTCTCAATACCGCGAGCAGTTACACGCAGGATCAATTGGATACTGCCGTCGGCCAGTTAAATTCAGCGGTACAAGTCTTTAATGCCGCTGTTATTCAACCGGGCATTCCGACAGCGCTGGGCGCGGCGATTACGGCGGCGCAGCAGGCACTGACGGATCATCCGGAAGGAACGGATGTAGGACAGACTTCGGCAGACCACCGCGCTGCCCTGCAGACCGCGTCCAATGCTGCTCAGCAGATTCTCAATAACGCTAGCAGTTACACGCAGAATCAATTGGATACAGCCGTCGGCCAGTTAGATTCAGCGGTACAAGTCTTTAATGCCGCTGTTATTCAACCGGGCATTCCGACAGCGCTGGGCGCGGCGATTACGGCGGCGCAGCAGGCGCTGTCGGATCATCCGGAAGGTACGGATGTAGGACAGACTTCGGCGGAAACTCGCGATGCGCTGGAAACCGCCATTGATACGGCGCAGCAGATTGTCGATAACGCAAACAATTACACGCAGATTCAATTGGATACAGCCGTCGGCCAGTTAAATTCAGCGGTACAAGTCTTTAATGCCGCTGTTATTCAACCAGGCATACCGACAGCGCTGAGCGCGGCGATTACGGCGGCGCATCAGGCGCTGTCGGATCATACAGAAGGCGTAAACGTAGGACAGACTTCGGCGGAAACTCGCGATGCGCTGGAAACCGCCATTGATACGGCGCAGCAGATTGTCGATAACGCAAACAATTACACGCAGGATCAATTAGATACAGCCGTCGGCCAGTTAAATTCAGCTGTTCAAGTCTTTAATGCCGCTGTTATTCAACCGGGCATACCGACAGCGCTGGGTGCGGCGATTACGGCGGCGCATCAGGCAATGTCGGATCATCCGGAAGGTACGGATGTAGGACAGACTTCGGCAGACCACCGCGCTGCCCTGCAGACCGCGATAGATGCGGCACAGGCTATTGCCGACCATGCGGAAAACCAATCTCAGACTCGATTGGATGTGGCAGCTGCCAGATTGAACGAAGCTCTGGCGGAATTTGAAGCCGCTTGGGTGGGGGTGGCGCTAACCGCCTCGGCAAATGATTTGTATGGCACGAGCGACACGATTCGCTTTACGGTATTTTACGGATACGAAGTAACCGTGACGGGGACACCGGTCGTTCCGATCATGGTTGGAGACGGTTCCGTCACTCAGACGGTATATGCCCCGTATACGGGAGCGCGCGGCACGGCATTGACGAAACTTACTTTCGAATACGAAGTTCCAGCCGGGCTCGCGGATGTGGACGGCATTGAAGTTGCCGCCGCGTTGGAGCTCCCGAACGACGCCAACATCGTTCGCGCCTCCGGCGGAGCCGCCGCTTTACTGACGTACGAAGCACCGGACACAAGCGGAATACGTATCGTGGCGATACCGCCCGATGTTACCCTGACGGTCGCACCGAACGGATTGGCACGTAAAGCGATCAGCGTGACGGCAAGCGTGTACGGAGTAGCTGCGGGTAATGCGATGAAGGAGCTCCGTTGGCTGCCTGGAAGCCTTAAAGAGGCTGATTTTGCCAGCGGAACGAAAGGAACCGATATTTTGGTCGCGCCGCAATTCACCATTACTGCCAACGGCGACTATACCGTTTATGCTCGAGACGAAGCAGGCAATGAATCAGTGAAAGTCATTTCCGTCACCGGCATCTCAACATCGTCTTCGTCGGCTGTCGTCGATCGACCGATTACATCGGAGACGACCGTGAAAATAAATCCGCATGGAGGGATTACCGCTCTTGTCGATCCATCCGACATTAAACAGGTCACGCGTTCGGACGGCACGGTGATCGAACAGGTCATCCTCTCCGAACGGACGAGGGAGCGAGTGCTGGAACTCCTGAAAGATGCGAAGGAACCGTTTGTCAGCATTGAAATCGGCGATCGGGAGCAAGCGGTACAGACACGTTTTCCGGCTGACTGGATCGCGGATATGGCCAAAGCCTATCCGAATGCGATTATCGAGGTGAGGCTGAACGACTCCAGTTTCCAATTGCGGATAAGCGCGATCAATCTGACCGGTTTGGCGGAGCGTCTCGACGCGGAAGTATCGAATTTGACCGTGAGCATCATTCAGGAGCAGGCCGGCGAGGATGTTCGACAGGAGATCGATCGGATTGGCGTTTCCCAAGGCTTTGCTGTATTCGCCGACGTTATCGACTACAAGGTGACGGCGGAAGCAAACGAGCATACGTTGGAGGTGCGCGACTTCGGCGGATCGTACTTGATGCGGACCATTAAATTGGACGGAGAGAAAACGAACCGTAACCTGGTTGCCGTTCAGTATATCCCGGCAAAAGGAACCGTCGTTTTTGTTCCGGCACAGCTGGGAACCGGTCCAGACGGTACAACGGAAGCGATTCTTAACGTGCCGCATAACAGCTTGTACACAGTCGTAGATGTGCAGGCCCGAACGTTCGCCGACTTAAACGGGTATTGGGCGAAGGCGGATGTGGAGCATTTGGCGTCCAAACTGCTGGTGAACGGCGTGGCGGCCGACCGTTTCGGCCCAGAGGGAACCATTACTCGAGCGGAATTCTCGGCCTTGCTCGTTCGCGGGCTGGGGCTGTCCGTGAAGGAGAGCGCGGGCGGTGCCCGTTTTGCGGATGTCCCTGCATCCGTATGGTATTCGTCTGCAGTCGATGCGGCGGTGGCGAGCGGGCTGATGAGCGGCATCGGTGCCGACCGTTTTGCGCCTAACGACCCGATTACCCGCGAGCAAATGGCCGTGGTGATCGGCGGCGCCTTAACCTTCACCGGCCATAAAACCAGTGGCGATGGGCAAGAGGGCGGCCGCCTGGCCGCTTTCATGGATCGTGACTCCATTTCTTCATGGGCGCAAGCAGCGGTAGTCCGAGTATTGGAAACCGGCATTATTAAAGGGATGAAAGACGGACGCTTCGCGCCGACGGAGTATGCAACGAGGGCGCAGGCAGCGGTTATGCTGAAGAGGTTCCTGCAATACGTGCATTTTATCGATTAA
- a CDS encoding carbohydrate ABC transporter permease, producing MKRKQNLFIFTMLAYPVLHFLVFTVYVNYQTVVYSFQRWNVYTGKIDWVNFANYEKIFNLIGEDPVYRYAVQNTLLWIPLNVLVLLPLSVAIGYVLSQKIRFHSFYRAVFFLPTIISIVIMTMVFSFATSPIIGIVNPLLGWIGLEDWQRSWLGETGTALPTVFFFCVWAGIGFYATMIMGAIARIPQDIFEVGKLEGLSKKRELVQVIVPMIWPNISALILIGTSSAFTIFLQSKLLTGGGPNSTTNTVALQITVLIQKGDYGLASALGIVLILVGFGITYAVKYALDRKEVVEY from the coding sequence ATGAAGCGGAAACAGAATCTGTTTATCTTTACAATGCTAGCCTACCCGGTATTGCACTTCCTTGTCTTTACCGTGTACGTCAATTATCAAACGGTCGTTTATTCCTTCCAACGCTGGAACGTCTATACAGGAAAAATCGACTGGGTAAACTTCGCCAATTACGAAAAAATATTCAACTTGATCGGAGAAGATCCGGTTTACCGATATGCTGTGCAAAATACGCTGCTGTGGATTCCGTTGAACGTCCTCGTCCTGTTGCCGCTTTCCGTCGCGATCGGTTACGTATTGTCGCAAAAAATACGATTCCATTCGTTTTACCGTGCCGTGTTCTTCTTGCCGACGATTATTTCGATCGTCATCATGACCATGGTGTTTTCATTCGCGACGAGCCCCATCATCGGAATCGTTAATCCGCTGCTCGGATGGATCGGATTGGAGGACTGGCAGCGCTCCTGGTTAGGGGAGACGGGAACGGCGCTTCCGACCGTATTTTTCTTCTGCGTATGGGCGGGAATCGGGTTTTACGCCACGATGATTATGGGAGCGATTGCGCGGATCCCGCAGGATATTTTCGAGGTGGGAAAACTGGAGGGGCTCTCGAAGAAGAGGGAGCTCGTTCAAGTAATCGTACCGATGATATGGCCGAACATATCGGCTCTTATCTTGATCGGCACAAGCTCAGCTTTTACGATCTTTCTGCAATCGAAGCTGTTGACCGGCGGGGGACCGAATTCGACGACCAATACGGTGGCGCTGCAAATTACGGTATTGATTCAGAAGGGCGATTACGGGCTTGCTTCTGCTCTTGGCATCGTGTTAATCCTCGTCGGCTTCGGGATTACTTATGCAGTCAAATACGCGCTTGATCGCAAAGAAGTCGTCGAATACTGA